GCCGAGCCTCCGTAGAGAGCCTTAAATTTAATACCACAAAACTGTGGAGGATTATGCGAGGCAGTAACCATTACCCCGCCATCGCATTTTCCTTCCACTATGGCAAAAGAGACGCAAGGAACAGGAACAGACTTATTACTAAGAATCACTTTGATTCCATTTCCGGATAAAACTTCAGCAATTAGCAAAGCATATTTCTCAGCAAGAAAACGATTATCATACCCCACAACCACCCCTTGTGGCTTGTTACCTGTCGCTTCTTCCTTTAGGTAGTCTGCTATCGCCTGGGCAACGATTCTCACATTATCGAATGTGAAATCGTCAGCAATAACTCCTCTCCATCCATCTGTGCCAAACTTAATTTTTACCATACCAGGATTACCAATCCCTCCCTTTCGGGAGGACTCCAAAAGATTCTGGAGTAGCAGAGCTTGCTCTGCGTTATTAATACGAAACAAGTTTCGCTACTCCAAAAATCCTGGAGTCCTTGCGAAAGCAAGGAAACTATATGTATTTTTTAAATTTTGGGTCTTTTTTTAACTTCTCCACCAATTTCTTAACCTGTTGACCCTTTCCTTTGGGAAAGACTAAGGTAACATCTTCTGTAGAGACAATAATAAGGTCAGATACGCCAATTGCAGATAATAGTCCTTTCTTATTTACAATTGTGCAGTTTTGAGTATCCATCATCGAAACTCTGCCTATAATAGCATTCTTCCCTCTGTCGCGCGAAAGAAATTTATCCAGCGACTCCCAGGAACCTAAATCCTCCCAGGAGAAATCGGCAGGAATGAGAAGACTATTCTTTGCTTTCTCCATTATCCCGTAATCAATAGAAACATTAGGCAATCCAGGATACAATTTACTTATGTTCTTTGAAGAAACCATTTGCAATTTCTGGTAGAGGGAAGGCATATATTTCCCTATTGCCTCCAGAATTACTGACTTCCTCCACACAAACATTCCGCTATTCCAGAAAAATCTACCAGTTTTAATGAACCTTTCGGCGTTCTTCTTATCCGGCTTCTCTACAAATCTTTTGACCCTAAACACCTGTTGTTTCTCTTTATTCCCTGCCTCTATGTATCCATAACCAGTTGCCGGGTATGTTGGTTTAATACCAATAGTAATTAGATTCTCCGTTTCTTTAGCAAGCGTAACTGCTTTTTTCAAAGTATCCAGGAATTTTCTTCGAGGCTTAATTATATGGTCTGCCGGTAAAACAACCATAACCGCATCTTCTTTAATCATTTTCGCCGCCAGGCCAATACAGGGAGCAGTATTCCTCCCAACTGGCTCAGAGATTATGTTTTTTCTGGGCAGCTGGGGAAGCTGGCGCTCAATGGCCCTCGCCAGGGGACGTCGGGTTACCACAAGGATGTCTTGAGGAGAAATAAGTGGCTGGAGTCTATCCACAGTTTCCTGCAGAAGACTCTTCTTTCCGGTGAGCGAAAGGAGTTGTTTGGGAAATTTCTCTCTACTTAACGGCCAGAATCTCTCCCCTTTTCCTCCCGCCATAATCACAGCTTTAATTACCATTTTCATCCCCTACCCCCTTACATCTACTGTTCCCTAAAAAAATCTATTGTCTTTTTTAACCCTTCTCTAATGTCTACCTTTGCCTTCCAGCCAAGCTTTTGCTCCGCCTTCTTCACATCAAGAGAACTCCTCATTAACTCTCCAGCCCT
The DNA window shown above is from bacterium and carries:
- a CDS encoding mannose-1-phosphate guanylyltransferase — its product is MKMVIKAVIMAGGKGERFWPLSREKFPKQLLSLTGKKSLLQETVDRLQPLISPQDILVVTRRPLARAIERQLPQLPRKNIISEPVGRNTAPCIGLAAKMIKEDAVMVVLPADHIIKPRRKFLDTLKKAVTLAKETENLITIGIKPTYPATGYGYIEAGNKEKQQVFRVKRFVEKPDKKNAERFIKTGRFFWNSGMFVWRKSVILEAIGKYMPSLYQKLQMVSSKNISKLYPGLPNVSIDYGIMEKAKNSLLIPADFSWEDLGSWESLDKFLSRDRGKNAIIGRVSMMDTQNCTIVNKKGLLSAIGVSDLIIVSTEDVTLVFPKGKGQQVKKLVEKLKKDPKFKKYI
- a CDS encoding phosphoglucomutase/phosphomannomutase family protein; the encoded protein is MVKIKFGTDGWRGVIADDFTFDNVRIVAQAIADYLKEEATGNKPQGVVVGYDNRFLAEKYALLIAEVLSGNGIKVILSNKSVPVPCVSFAIVEGKCDGGVMVTASHNPPQFCGIKFKALYGGSA